In Selenomonas dianae, a genomic segment contains:
- the tsf gene encoding translation elongation factor Ts: MAISAAMVKELRERTGAGMMDCKKALAETDGDMQKAIDYLREKGIAKAEKKAGRIAAEGAVTAYLAPDAKVGAVVEINCETDFAAGNEQFRALSAKVAQHIAETNPADLDALNASTLDGKDVASLITEATATIGEKISLRRFVRYESAGRVATYIHMGGKIGVLVELSGGDEQLGKDIAMQIAAASPLAIDRSGVTADHIEHEKEVLRKQALEEGKPEKIIEKMVEGRINKFYEEVCLLEQKFVKDPEKKIADVLGGVEIKAFTRFQLGEGIEKKQEDFAAEVAAQMQ; this comes from the coding sequence ATGGCAATCAGTGCTGCAATGGTGAAGGAACTGCGCGAGCGTACGGGCGCAGGAATGATGGACTGCAAGAAGGCGCTCGCCGAGACGGACGGCGATATGCAGAAGGCGATCGACTATCTGCGTGAGAAGGGCATTGCAAAGGCGGAGAAGAAGGCGGGGCGCATCGCGGCTGAGGGGGCTGTGACGGCGTATCTCGCACCGGATGCAAAGGTCGGCGCGGTCGTTGAGATCAACTGCGAGACGGACTTTGCGGCGGGCAATGAACAGTTCCGTGCGCTGAGCGCGAAGGTTGCACAGCACATCGCAGAAACGAATCCCGCAGATCTTGATGCACTGAATGCAAGCACGCTCGACGGCAAGGATGTCGCATCGCTCATCACCGAGGCGACGGCGACGATCGGCGAGAAGATTTCGCTGCGCCGCTTTGTGCGCTATGAGAGTGCGGGACGCGTTGCGACGTACATCCATATGGGCGGCAAGATCGGCGTACTCGTGGAACTCTCGGGTGGCGACGAGCAGCTCGGCAAGGATATTGCCATGCAGATTGCGGCGGCATCGCCGCTTGCGATCGACCGCTCCGGCGTGACGGCAGATCACATTGAGCATGAAAAGGAAGTGCTTCGCAAGCAGGCACTTGAGGAGGGCAAGCCCGAGAAGATCATTGAGAAGATGGTCGAGGGGCGTATCAACAAGTTCTACGAAGAGGTTTGCCTGCTTGAGCAGAAGTTCGTGAAGGATCCGGAGAAGAAGATCGCGGATGTGCTCGGCGGCGTCGAGATCAAGGCATTTACACGTTTCCAGCTCGGTGAGGGGATCGAAAAGAAGCAGGAAGATTTCGCTGCGGAGGTTGCTGCGCAGATGCAGTAA
- the rpsB gene encoding 30S ribosomal protein S2 produces the protein MAVISMKQLLEAGVHFGHQTRRWNPKMARYIFTERNGIYIIDLQKTVRKVDEAYNFLRSVAQEGKSVLFIGTKKQAQEAIREEALRANMFYVNERWLGGMMTNFQTIQRRIHRLKTLEEMEENGTFEVLTKKEVQGLRHEKEKLERYLGGIKDMNRLPGALFVVDPRKERIAVAEARKLNIPIVAIVDTNCDPDEIDYVIPGNDDAIRAVKLLTGCMADAVLEGNQGGAQETAAAE, from the coding sequence ATGGCAGTAATTTCTATGAAGCAGCTTCTGGAGGCAGGTGTCCACTTCGGACACCAGACGCGCCGCTGGAATCCGAAGATGGCACGTTACATCTTCACGGAGCGCAACGGCATCTACATCATCGACCTGCAGAAGACGGTGCGCAAGGTAGACGAGGCGTACAACTTTCTCCGCAGCGTTGCGCAGGAGGGCAAGTCCGTTCTCTTCATCGGTACGAAGAAGCAGGCGCAGGAGGCAATCCGTGAGGAGGCTCTGCGTGCGAATATGTTCTATGTCAACGAGCGTTGGCTCGGCGGCATGATGACGAACTTCCAGACGATCCAGCGCCGTATCCACCGCCTCAAGACGCTTGAGGAGATGGAGGAAAACGGCACGTTTGAGGTGCTGACGAAGAAGGAAGTGCAGGGGCTCCGTCACGAGAAGGAGAAGCTTGAGCGCTATCTGGGCGGCATCAAGGATATGAACCGTCTGCCGGGCGCACTCTTCGTTGTTGACCCGCGCAAGGAGCGGATTGCAGTCGCCGAGGCACGCAAGCTGAACATCCCCATTGTTGCGATCGTTGACACGAACTGCGATCCGGATGAGATCGACTATGTAATCCCGGGCAACGACGATGCGATCCGTGCGGTGAAGCTCCTCACGGGCTGCATGGCGGATGCTGTGCTTGAGGGCAACCAGGGCGGCGCGCAGGAGACGGCTGCGGCTGAGTAA
- a CDS encoding cell division protein SepF gives MGANSLFSRVKDMTSRVVDSFIPAAEEDVYEEEEEQPIQQTSAQHTMMTERRVANGGTVSFAAGYGTSASAQRPPSTGDGGTPLTVHTTKVAELKVRIHRPRRYDDVGTAVAQLKQGIAVTVNFDCLSEPERRRVCDFLNGACYVLHGTARVVSSTIILYAPKGVDVTEMQAKPH, from the coding sequence ATGGGTGCAAATTCGTTGTTTTCACGAGTGAAGGATATGACCTCGCGCGTTGTAGACTCATTTATCCCCGCTGCCGAGGAGGATGTGTACGAGGAGGAAGAGGAGCAGCCCATACAGCAGACATCGGCGCAGCATACGATGATGACCGAGCGTCGCGTGGCGAATGGCGGTACTGTTTCCTTTGCGGCGGGGTATGGCACATCCGCGTCCGCACAGCGTCCCCCCTCGACCGGAGACGGCGGGACACCGCTGACGGTTCATACGACGAAGGTGGCAGAGCTCAAGGTGCGCATTCACCGCCCGCGCCGCTACGATGATGTTGGTACGGCAGTGGCTCAGCTGAAACAGGGGATCGCGGTGACGGTCAATTTTGACTGCCTGAGTGAGCCGGAGCGCCGTCGCGTCTGCGACTTCCTGAACGGTGCCTGCTATGTTCTCCACGGTACGGCGCGTGTCGTATCGAGTACAATCATTCTGTACGCCCCGAAGGGTGTGGATGTAACGGAGATGCAGGCAAAGCCGCATTGA